In Paenibacillus ihbetae, the following are encoded in one genomic region:
- a CDS encoding WXG100 family type VII secretion target: MRISVEPESLRTLSRQLQLSGEEYFAMTRRLGQAMNSLIWETSLKAAVIDEWQSAQKLGEHLGALLVQLGKHLQNKADQFQETDHQYHSILEHAIITVSPTALFSASGMEDRVSILPEHSSASVISNPSSVAAAVGMTSEEKGNSVKQAALAGQSWTFTDPSSLSIAN; encoded by the coding sequence ATGCGTATTTCTGTCGAGCCGGAATCACTCCGGACGTTAAGCCGTCAGCTGCAGCTCAGCGGCGAAGAATACTTTGCGATGACGAGAAGATTGGGTCAGGCGATGAATTCGCTGATATGGGAAACTTCTCTCAAAGCGGCGGTTATCGATGAGTGGCAGTCTGCCCAGAAGCTGGGGGAGCATCTGGGAGCTCTTCTAGTTCAGCTGGGCAAGCATCTTCAAAACAAAGCGGATCAATTTCAAGAAACGGATCATCAGTACCACAGCATTTTGGAGCATGCGATCATCACGGTGTCCCCTACGGCGCTGTTCTCGGCTTCCGGTATGGAAGACCGCGTTTCCATACTGCCCGAGCATAGCTCGGCCTCGGTCATTTCGAATCCAAGCTCGGTGGCAGCTGCTGTCGGGATGACGAGCGAGGAGAAGGGGAATTCGGTGAAGCAGGCCGCACTGGCAGGACAAAGCTGGACCTTTACGGATCCTTCTTCCCTCAGCATAGCCAATTGA
- a CDS encoding WXG100 family type VII secretion target encodes MAGRILITPEQVEQVANQFKQSGEQSQQIVNSLTQSINGMEGQWDGMTKQRFFQEFQEASRLMQSFVQTLDSISNELKAIAQKFRMADESR; translated from the coding sequence ATGGCAGGTCGTATTTTAATTACGCCAGAACAGGTAGAACAAGTAGCAAATCAATTTAAGCAGAGCGGTGAGCAAAGTCAGCAAATCGTTAACAGTCTGACCCAATCCATTAACGGAATGGAAGGACAATGGGACGGTATGACTAAGCAGCGCTTCTTCCAAGAGTTCCAGGAAGCAAGCCGTCTGATGCAATCCTTTGTTCAGACACTTGACAGCATCAGCAACGAGCTGAAGGCGATCGCTCAGAAATTCCGTATGGCGGACGAATCTCGTTAA